One genomic region from Spirulina subsalsa PCC 9445 encodes:
- the hemE gene encoding uroporphyrinogen decarboxylase codes for MAGSTQEPLLLRVARGETAERPPVWMMRQAGRYMKVYRDLRDRYPSFRERSENADLAIEISLQPWRAFQPDGVIMFSDILTPLPGIGIPFDIIESRGPVIDPPIRNAEQVKNLHALDPEASLPFIKTILNTLRQEVGNQSTVLGFVGAPWTLAAYAVEGKSSKNYSIIKGMAFSEPAVLHQLLSKLADAIAVYVRYQIDCGAQVVQMFDSWAGQLTPQDYETFALPYQQQVVRQVKATHPDTPLILYISGSAGVLERMGQSGVDIVSVDWTVDMAEARQRLGRTMKVQGNIDPGVLFGSPAFIRERIIDTVQKTGGQGHILNLGHGVLPGTPEDHVRVFFETGKQVNDLLAVHA; via the coding sequence TTACTATTACGAGTGGCGCGGGGTGAAACCGCCGAGCGCCCCCCGGTTTGGATGATGCGCCAAGCGGGACGCTATATGAAAGTCTATCGAGACTTGCGCGATCGCTACCCCAGTTTTCGGGAACGGTCGGAAAATGCCGATTTAGCAATTGAGATTTCCCTGCAACCTTGGCGGGCGTTTCAACCCGACGGGGTGATCATGTTCTCCGATATTTTAACCCCCCTCCCCGGGATCGGCATCCCCTTTGATATTATCGAGAGTCGCGGTCCGGTGATTGATCCTCCGATTCGCAACGCTGAACAGGTGAAAAATCTCCATGCTCTCGATCCCGAAGCGTCTTTACCTTTTATCAAGACAATTCTCAACACCCTGCGCCAAGAAGTGGGCAATCAGTCCACGGTTTTGGGCTTTGTGGGGGCGCCTTGGACCTTAGCGGCCTATGCCGTGGAAGGCAAGAGTTCTAAGAACTATTCCATTATCAAAGGGATGGCCTTCTCAGAACCGGCCGTGCTGCATCAGTTACTAAGTAAATTAGCCGATGCGATCGCCGTTTATGTTCGTTATCAAATCGACTGCGGCGCGCAAGTGGTGCAAATGTTCGATTCTTGGGCGGGACAACTCACTCCCCAAGACTATGAAACCTTTGCCCTTCCCTATCAACAGCAAGTCGTCCGTCAAGTTAAGGCCACCCATCCCGACACCCCCCTGATTCTGTATATCAGTGGCAGTGCAGGCGTTTTAGAACGCATGGGTCAATCGGGGGTAGATATTGTCAGCGTAGACTGGACTGTAGACATGGCAGAAGCCCGTCAACGTCTTGGTCGTACCATGAAAGTACAAGGCAATATAGATCCGGGGGTTTTATTTGGTTCTCCGGCGTTTATTCGTGAGCGAATTATTGACACTGTGCAAAAAACAGGCGGTCAAGGTCACATCTTGAACCTCGGTCATGGCGTACTCCCCGGCACCCCAGAAGATCACGTCCGAGTATTCTTTGAAACGGGAAAACAAGTCAACGATTTGTTAGCCGTTCACGCCTAA
- a CDS encoding NAD-dependent epimerase/dehydratase family protein: protein MTAKRIFITGASGCIGHYFTELLIQETDHELFLLVRNPAKLKFDYNARPGITVLEGDMMDIEQFGDLLKTIHIAILAANAWGGTAEVFDTNVAKTLRLINLLDPKVCEQVLYFSTASILNQKNQLLEEARQIGTDYIRSKYDMMTQLPRLEIAPKITVLFPTLVLGGDGNKPYSHISSGLKDIVKWVPLARWFRGDASFHFLHSQDIARVVVYLVDNPLPYDVVNELDDIYLKQVVLGNPATTVNDAVAEVCEYFGHRIYWRIPLTLWFANFIIVLFRIQMATWDRFCMNYRHFVYKNPVNPATFGLPVYCPTVADIFRVSGIPSRRRE from the coding sequence ATGACAGCCAAGCGAATTTTTATAACAGGTGCAAGTGGCTGTATTGGTCATTACTTCACCGAATTACTAATTCAAGAAACAGACCATGAACTGTTTTTATTAGTACGCAACCCAGCGAAACTCAAATTTGATTACAATGCCCGCCCCGGAATCACCGTATTAGAAGGGGATATGATGGATATTGAACAGTTTGGCGACCTTTTAAAAACCATTCATATTGCTATTTTAGCGGCTAATGCTTGGGGAGGAACAGCCGAAGTTTTTGATACCAATGTAGCTAAAACATTGCGGCTAATAAACTTATTAGATCCCAAAGTTTGCGAACAAGTCTTATATTTTTCCACGGCCAGCATATTAAACCAAAAAAACCAATTATTAGAAGAAGCGAGACAAATCGGGACAGATTATATTCGGTCAAAGTACGACATGATGACCCAACTTCCTCGCTTAGAGATTGCCCCGAAAATCACCGTTTTATTCCCTACCTTAGTCTTAGGAGGAGATGGAAATAAACCCTATTCTCATATTTCTTCAGGCTTAAAAGACATTGTAAAATGGGTTCCCTTAGCGCGTTGGTTTCGAGGGGATGCCAGCTTTCACTTTCTCCATAGCCAAGACATCGCCCGCGTCGTGGTTTATTTAGTGGATAATCCCCTCCCCTATGATGTAGTAAACGAACTCGATGATATTTACCTCAAGCAAGTTGTTCTAGGCAATCCTGCCACCACCGTCAATGATGCCGTAGCTGAAGTTTGCGAATATTTTGGCCATCGGATTTATTGGCGAATTCCCCTCACCCTTTGGTTTGCTAATTTCATCATTGTTCTGTTTCGGATTCAGATGGCCACTTGGGACCGATTCTGCATGAATTACCGCCATTTTGTGTATAAAAATCCCGTGAATCCTGCCACCTTTGGCCTACCCGTTTATTGTCCCACCGTTGCCGATATATTCCGAGTCAGTGGTATTCCATCCCGTCGTAGGGAATAG
- a CDS encoding DMT family transporter: MIYFKLVATAIIWGGTFIAGRIIVQALHPFSAAFCRFALASFCLALLTYHVEQKFPRVRWSQMIGLVVLGLTGVFAYNTFFFWGLQTTPASRASLIIALNPIAVALASAIFLRYRLSSLQIVGILLSFSGAAFIIAQGNPLHLFREGIGTGDLWLFGCVISWCIYSIVGKWVMQDLSPLVATTYACFIGTLALLPLALHRGLWEILPDLALNHWLSLIYLGVFGSAIGFNWYYEGIRSIGPTRAAIFINLVPVSAIILGVSLLGETVTPLLIAGGVLVLLGVSSTNLG; encoded by the coding sequence ATGATTTATTTTAAACTGGTTGCCACTGCGATTATCTGGGGGGGGACATTTATTGCCGGACGGATTATAGTTCAGGCGCTCCATCCCTTTTCTGCCGCCTTCTGTCGCTTCGCCCTCGCGAGTTTTTGCCTCGCCCTCCTCACCTACCATGTAGAACAGAAATTCCCCCGTGTCCGGTGGTCCCAAATGATTGGGCTGGTTGTGTTGGGGTTAACAGGGGTTTTTGCGTACAATACTTTCTTTTTTTGGGGTTTGCAAACTACCCCCGCCAGTCGTGCCTCATTGATTATTGCCCTCAATCCCATTGCAGTCGCTCTTGCTTCAGCCATTTTCTTACGGTATCGTCTCAGTTCCCTACAAATTGTCGGGATTCTCCTGTCCTTTTCTGGTGCGGCCTTCATCATCGCCCAAGGAAACCCCCTCCACCTCTTCCGGGAGGGCATCGGCACGGGGGATTTATGGTTATTTGGTTGTGTCATCAGTTGGTGTATTTATAGCATTGTCGGAAAGTGGGTGATGCAGGATTTATCCCCCCTTGTGGCGACGACTTACGCTTGTTTCATCGGGACTTTAGCCCTTTTGCCTCTCGCCCTCCATAGGGGGCTGTGGGAAATTTTGCCAGATTTGGCTCTCAATCATTGGTTGAGTTTAATTTATTTAGGGGTTTTTGGGTCAGCCATTGGCTTTAATTGGTATTACGAAGGAATCCGCTCCATTGGACCAACCCGAGCCGCCATTTTTATTAATTTAGTTCCGGTTTCGGCAATTATTTTAGGGGTTTCTTTACTGGGAGAAACGGTGACTCCTCTATTAATTGCTGGGGGTGTTTTAGTGTTGTTAGGAGTTTCTTCCACTAATTTAGGTTAA
- a CDS encoding purple acid phosphatase family protein, with the protein MAILVCLLPFLLALGLALLVPSPPRLDMTLASSAELLTDPFLQYPTSDSVRVVWFTEFPGVRHWVNYGRDLELKAIATSQKLSRLREDTRSRIPTPPTQPTFRPIWRHEALITPLTPGQRLPYQVTSLKTPEDPLYSAVFTLTPTPPPGTPLKILLTSDHQLMPMTAANLQKVVETIGFIDGVFLAGDLTNIPDRASEWFDDQRGGAFFPCLQGRAQYTLEKNEQTTLYQGGQIIQNAPLFPALGNHEVMGRFSMTEPLGEQFNHAYPREQAEAHYAQQFANLNIAEDPTFKAAWIKANSFNTDTYEEIFSLPEHSPGGKKYYAITFGDVRLIVLYITNIWRVPSLDDTALSRYREPTYNLQNPEKWGYGQHIFESIQPGSSQYEWLINELDSPEFKRAKYKIVMFHHPPHTLGGNIVPAYTNPRQTILTDPTGQVQKVRYEYPLEDDHIIQHLEPLLTEKGVHLVYYGHSHLWNRFRNKAGVNFLESSNIGNSYGAYFSDEKRPIPEGYQATYVATGNPNGLEPIVPTIDPLFDEQGQPLPYIASNDITVFSILDTQKGTISSYRFDTRQPMTQVVKFDEFDVR; encoded by the coding sequence ATGGCGATTCTCGTTTGTCTGCTCCCCTTTCTGTTAGCGTTGGGTTTAGCTTTACTTGTTCCCTCTCCCCCCCGATTGGATATGACCCTAGCTTCTTCTGCCGAACTCTTAACGGATCCCTTTTTACAATATCCCACCTCCGATTCTGTGCGGGTGGTATGGTTTACTGAGTTTCCGGGGGTGCGGCACTGGGTCAATTATGGGCGTGATTTGGAGTTAAAGGCGATCGCAACCAGCCAAAAACTCAGTCGTCTGCGAGAAGATACCCGTTCCAGAATTCCCACCCCCCCCACTCAACCCACCTTTCGCCCCATTTGGCGACACGAAGCCCTTATCACCCCCCTCACCCCCGGTCAACGTCTCCCCTACCAAGTCACCAGTCTTAAAACCCCAGAAGATCCCCTTTATAGCGCCGTCTTCACCCTCACCCCCACCCCACCCCCCGGCACCCCCCTAAAAATCCTCCTCACCTCCGATCATCAACTCATGCCCATGACGGCCGCCAATCTGCAAAAAGTGGTCGAAACCATAGGCTTTATTGACGGCGTATTCTTGGCCGGAGACTTAACCAATATACCCGACCGGGCCTCAGAATGGTTTGATGATCAACGAGGAGGAGCCTTTTTCCCCTGCTTACAAGGACGCGCTCAATATACCCTCGAAAAAAACGAACAAACCACCCTCTATCAAGGCGGGCAAATTATTCAAAATGCCCCCCTATTTCCCGCCCTAGGTAATCATGAAGTCATGGGACGTTTTTCCATGACCGAACCCCTCGGAGAACAGTTCAATCATGCTTATCCCCGCGAACAAGCAGAAGCCCATTATGCCCAACAATTCGCCAACTTAAACATCGCCGAAGATCCCACTTTTAAAGCTGCTTGGATTAAAGCCAATTCCTTTAATACTGATACCTACGAAGAAATATTTAGCCTACCGGAACATAGTCCGGGGGGTAAGAAATACTACGCCATTACCTTTGGGGATGTGCGCTTAATTGTGCTTTATATCACCAACATCTGGCGGGTTCCCAGCCTAGACGATACCGCATTAAGCCGCTACCGTGAACCAACCTATAACCTCCAAAACCCAGAAAAATGGGGTTATGGACAGCATATTTTTGAATCCATCCAACCCGGTAGTTCTCAATATGAATGGTTAATAAATGAACTAGACAGCCCAGAATTCAAACGGGCTAAATATAAAATTGTCATGTTCCATCATCCCCCCCACACACTCGGCGGAAATATCGTCCCCGCCTATACCAATCCGCGACAAACGATTCTCACTGACCCCACCGGGCAAGTGCAGAAAGTACGCTATGAATACCCACTAGAAGATGATCATATTATACAACACTTAGAGCCATTATTAACAGAAAAAGGCGTGCATTTAGTCTATTATGGTCACTCCCATTTATGGAATCGTTTCCGCAACAAAGCCGGAGTAAACTTTCTTGAATCCTCCAACATTGGCAATAGTTACGGGGCTTATTTCAGCGACGAAAAAAGACCCATTCCTGAAGGATATCAAGCAACCTATGTAGCCACCGGAAATCCCAACGGTTTAGAGCCAATTGTTCCGACAATTGACCCTCTATTCGATGAGCAAGGGCAACCCTTACCCTATATTGCCAGTAATGACATTACCGTATTTAGCATTTTAGACACCCAAAAAGGAACCATCAGTAGTTATCGTTTTGATACCAGACAACCCATGACCCAAGTTGTCAAATTTGATGAATTTGATGTGCGCTGA
- a CDS encoding Uma2 family endonuclease has translation MVQTPIPSNLLYPDSDGKPMAENTLQYRWIVRLVSNLKELLKDEIAFVAGDLLWYPVLVQRPPVPCQAPDAMVVLGRPDGDRGSYKQWEEEDIAPQVVFEVLSPSNTTVEMAAKQRFYEEYGVLEMYFYNPQSHDFWGFERERIGESFRLITPLHLPWTSPLLNIRFELSGEGLVIYHPNGEPFKEPGDWFGERNLLQQQRDLAQQERDRALAKLRELGIDPETL, from the coding sequence ATGGTTCAAACCCCCATCCCTTCTAACCTCCTTTACCCCGATTCCGATGGTAAACCGATGGCTGAGAACACCCTTCAGTATCGCTGGATTGTCCGCTTAGTCTCCAATCTCAAGGAACTGCTCAAAGATGAAATCGCCTTTGTCGCGGGGGATTTACTCTGGTATCCTGTGCTAGTTCAGCGCCCCCCTGTACCCTGTCAAGCGCCCGATGCTATGGTGGTTTTAGGTCGTCCTGATGGGGACAGAGGGAGTTATAAACAGTGGGAAGAGGAAGATATTGCTCCGCAGGTGGTGTTTGAAGTGCTTTCCCCCAGTAATACCACCGTAGAAATGGCCGCTAAACAACGGTTTTATGAAGAGTATGGGGTGTTAGAGATGTATTTTTATAATCCCCAATCCCATGATTTTTGGGGGTTTGAACGGGAGAGGATTGGGGAAAGTTTTCGCTTAATTACGCCCCTTCATTTGCCTTGGACTTCCCCTCTGTTGAACATTCGCTTTGAACTGTCGGGGGAGGGGTTAGTGATTTATCATCCTAACGGAGAACCGTTTAAAGAACCGGGGGATTGGTTTGGGGAACGGAATTTGTTGCAACAACAACGGGATTTAGCCCAACAGGAACGCGATCGCGCCCTCGCTAAACTGCGAGAACTCGGCATTGACCCAGAAACCCTCTAA
- a CDS encoding Uma2 family endonuclease, with amino-acid sequence MVQTPIPSNLLYPDSDGKPMAENTLQYRWIVRLVSNLKELLKDEIAFVAGDLLWYPVLVQRPPVPCQALDAMVVLGRPDGDRGSYKQWEEEDIAPQVVFEVLSPSNTTTEMAAKQRFYEEYGVLEMYFYNPQSHDFWGFERERIEESFRLITPLHLPWTSPLLNIRFELSGEGLVIYHPNGEPFKEPGDWFGERNLLQQQRDLAQQERDLLQEQRNLAQQERDLAQQERDRALAKLRELGIDPENL; translated from the coding sequence ATGGTTCAAACCCCCATCCCTTCTAACCTCCTTTACCCCGATTCCGATGGTAAACCGATGGCTGAGAACACCCTTCAGTATCGCTGGATTGTCCGCTTAGTCTCCAATCTCAAGGAACTGCTCAAAGATGAAATTGCCTTTGTCGCGGGGGATTTACTCTGGTATCCTGTGCTAGTTCAGCGCCCCCCTGTACCCTGTCAAGCGCTCGATGCTATGGTGGTTTTAGGTCGTCCTGATGGGGACAGAGGGAGTTATAAACAGTGGGAAGAGGAAGATATTGCTCCGCAGGTGGTGTTTGAAGTGCTTTCCCCCAGTAATACCACCACGGAAATGGCTGCTAAACAACGGTTTTATGAAGAGTATGGGGTGTTAGAGATGTATTTTTATAATCCCCAATCCCATGATTTTTGGGGGTTTGAACGGGAGAGGATTGAGGAAAGTTTTCGCTTAATTACGCCCCTTCATTTGCCTTGGACTTCCCCTCTGTTGAACATTCGTTTTGAACTGTCGGGGGAGGGGTTAGTGATTTATCATCCTAACGGAGAACCGTTTAAGGAACCGGGGGATTGGTTTGGGGAACGGAATTTGTTGCAACAACAACGGGATTTAGCCCAACAGGAACGGGATTTATTGCAAGAACAACGGAATTTAGCCCAACAGGAACGGGATTTGGCGCAACAGGAACGCGATCGCGCCCTCGCTAAACTCCGGGAACTCGGAATTGACCCAGAAAACCTCTAA
- a CDS encoding Uma2 family endonuclease yields the protein MVQTPIPSNLLYPDSDGKPMAENTLQYRWIVRLVSNLKELLKDEIAFVAGDLLWYPVLVQRPPVPCQAPDAMVVLGRPDGDRGSYKQWEEEDIAPQVVFEVLSPSNTTTEMAAKQRFYEEYGVLEMYFYNPQSHDFWGFERERIEESFRLITPLHLPWTSPLLNIRFELSGEGLVIYHPNGEPFKEPGDWFGERNLAQQQRDLAFAKLEELGIDPETL from the coding sequence ATGGTTCAAACCCCCATCCCTTCTAACCTCCTTTACCCCGATTCCGATGGTAAACCGATGGCTGAGAACACCCTTCAGTATCGCTGGATTGTCCGCTTAGTCTCCAATCTCAAGGAACTGCTCAAAGATGAAATTGCCTTTGTCGCGGGGGATTTACTCTGGTATCCTGTGCTAGTTCAGCGCCCCCCTGTACCCTGTCAAGCGCCCGATGCTATGGTGGTTTTAGGTCGTCCTGATGGGGACAGAGGGAGTTATAAACAGTGGGAAGAGGAAGATATTGCTCCGCAGGTGGTGTTTGAAGTGCTTTCCCCCAGTAATACCACCACGGAAATGGCTGCTAAACAACGGTTTTATGAAGAGTATGGGGTGTTAGAGATGTATTTTTATAATCCCCAATCCCATGATTTTTGGGGGTTTGAACGGGAGAGGATTGAGGAGAGTTTTCGTTTAATTACGCCCCTTCATTTGCCTTGGACTTCCCCTCTGTTGAACATTCGTTTTGAACTTTCGGGGGAGGGGTTAGTGATTTATCATCCTAACGGAGAACCGTTTAAGGAGCCGGGGGATTGGTTTGGGGAACGGAATTTGGCGCAACAACAACGAGATTTAGCCTTTGCTAAACTCGAAGAACTGGGAATTGACCCAGAAACCCTCTAA
- the purH gene encoding bifunctional phosphoribosylaminoimidazolecarboxamide formyltransferase/IMP cyclohydrolase yields the protein MGKLALLSVSDKTGIVELARQLVDNFDFELISSGGTAKVLQEAGIPVKKVSDYTGSPEILGGRVKTLHPRIHGGILARRDLEADLADLANNNIRPLDLVVVNLYPFEQTIAKPDVTVADAIENIDIGGPTLLRAAAKNYAHLTVLCNPARYEDYLTELRNGGGTVSPEFRQGRAMEGFMMTAAYDRAISAYFAQITENPAPFTLSGTPIQTLRYGENPHQPASWYKTSEDGWTGAIKLQGKELSYNNLVDLEAARRIIREFTGEPAAAVLKHTNPCGVAMGATLAEAYDKAFNADSTSAFGGIVALNQAIDGATAQAMTKTFLECIVAPDCTPEAKAILAKKSKLRVLVLPDLMTGTATTVKVIAGGFLVQDTDDRVDLPDEWQLVTEKKPSEAELAEMLFAWKVAKHVKSNAIVITRDRVTLGVGAGQMNRVGAAKIALEQAGEAAQGACLASDGFFPFDDSVRSAAAAGIKTIIQPGGSIRDQDSIAAANELGLVMVLTGIRHFLH from the coding sequence ATGGGGAAACTAGCCCTACTCAGCGTCAGTGACAAAACCGGAATCGTCGAGTTAGCCCGTCAATTGGTGGACAACTTCGACTTTGAACTCATCAGTAGTGGTGGCACGGCAAAAGTCCTGCAAGAAGCGGGGATTCCGGTAAAAAAAGTCAGTGATTATACGGGTTCACCCGAAATTCTCGGCGGACGAGTGAAAACCCTACACCCCCGCATTCATGGGGGAATCTTAGCCCGTCGGGATTTAGAAGCCGATTTAGCCGACTTAGCCAACAATAATATCCGTCCTCTGGATTTAGTCGTCGTCAATCTCTACCCCTTTGAACAAACCATTGCGAAACCCGATGTCACCGTAGCCGATGCCATCGAAAATATTGATATTGGCGGCCCCACCCTCCTCCGCGCTGCCGCCAAAAATTACGCCCATTTAACGGTACTCTGTAATCCTGCCCGCTATGAAGACTACTTAACTGAATTGCGCAACGGTGGCGGTACTGTATCCCCTGAATTCCGCCAAGGGAGGGCAATGGAAGGGTTTATGATGACGGCGGCCTATGATCGGGCTATTTCGGCTTATTTTGCCCAAATTACCGAGAATCCCGCCCCCTTTACCCTGTCAGGAACTCCGATTCAAACCCTACGCTACGGCGAAAACCCCCATCAGCCCGCCAGTTGGTATAAAACCAGTGAGGACGGTTGGACGGGGGCGATTAAGTTACAGGGTAAGGAATTGAGTTATAACAATTTGGTGGATTTGGAGGCCGCTAGGCGGATTATTCGGGAGTTTACGGGGGAACCGGCGGCCGCGGTGTTGAAACATACCAATCCTTGCGGGGTGGCTATGGGGGCAACCTTAGCGGAAGCTTACGACAAGGCTTTTAATGCTGATTCTACTTCGGCGTTTGGGGGCATTGTGGCGTTAAACCAAGCCATTGATGGGGCAACAGCCCAGGCCATGACGAAAACCTTTTTAGAATGTATTGTTGCCCCAGATTGTACGCCGGAAGCGAAGGCAATTCTCGCCAAGAAGTCTAAGTTGCGGGTGTTGGTGTTGCCGGATTTGATGACGGGGACGGCGACAACGGTTAAGGTGATTGCGGGGGGCTTTTTGGTTCAGGATACTGATGATCGGGTGGATTTACCCGATGAGTGGCAACTGGTGACGGAGAAGAAACCCAGCGAGGCGGAATTAGCGGAAATGCTGTTTGCTTGGAAGGTGGCGAAGCACGTTAAATCCAATGCCATTGTTATTACTCGCGATCGCGTCACGTTGGGAGTAGGTGCCGGACAAATGAACCGGGTAGGGGCGGCGAAAATCGCTCTAGAACAAGCCGGAGAAGCTGCTCAAGGTGCCTGTTTAGCCAGTGATGGCTTTTTCCCCTTTGATGACTCAGTACGGTCTGCGGCGGCCGCTGGCATTAAAACCATTATTCAGCCCGGCGGTTCAATTCGAGATCAAGATTCCATCGCAGCAGCTAATGAGCTAGGTTTAGTCATGGTATTGACGGGAATTCGTCATTTTCTCCACTAA
- the xseB gene encoding exodeoxyribonuclease VII small subunit: MSEWNYETTVQEIETIIQQIESGYLPLEGIFEQFEEAVQQLKKCENFLSQGQERMTLLIETLEDEDLPLD; encoded by the coding sequence ATGTCCGAGTGGAACTACGAAACAACAGTTCAGGAAATAGAGACAATCATTCAACAAATTGAATCCGGTTATCTGCCTCTCGAAGGGATTTTTGAGCAGTTTGAGGAGGCCGTGCAGCAGCTCAAAAAATGTGAAAATTTTTTAAGCCAAGGTCAGGAACGGATGACGTTACTCATTGAGACACTAGAAGATGAGGACTTACCATTAGATTAG
- a CDS encoding MBL fold metallo-hydrolase yields MPNSHVQEESLAVSFDVQFWGVRNQIATPGKDTVRYGGNTSCVEMRIGEARLIFDGGTGLRALGNSLLSQMPVEAHMFFTHCHWDRIQGFPFFVPAFIPINHFHIYGAEASNGSTFKQRLSGQMLGPNFPVPIQVMQSKLEFHDIHWQDKCVVGEGIVIETYILNREHRSIGYRVISQGKCVVYAMTPDYFTEEHHSNWLDLIRQADLLLLAAPENIPQFHSPPKPEDMNNPVEGFWEKGIKVAQELGVKQVIMSLHHPEHNDDYLDLMESKMQQSFPNATFAKEGMIIAL; encoded by the coding sequence ATGCCAAACAGCCATGTCCAGGAGGAGAGCCTTGCTGTGAGCTTTGATGTTCAGTTTTGGGGCGTTAGAAATCAGATTGCGACTCCAGGCAAAGACACAGTGCGCTATGGTGGGAATACTTCCTGCGTAGAAATGCGAATTGGGGAGGCACGTCTGATCTTTGACGGAGGAACAGGTTTGCGCGCCCTAGGCAACAGTCTTCTCAGTCAAATGCCTGTCGAAGCCCATATGTTTTTTACCCATTGTCATTGGGATAGGATACAAGGTTTTCCCTTCTTTGTCCCCGCCTTTATCCCCATTAATCACTTCCACATCTATGGGGCTGAAGCGTCTAACGGCTCTACTTTTAAACAACGCCTCAGTGGACAAATGCTTGGTCCCAACTTCCCTGTTCCTATCCAAGTGATGCAGTCAAAATTAGAATTCCATGACATTCATTGGCAGGATAAATGTGTAGTGGGAGAAGGTATTGTCATCGAAACCTACATTTTGAATCGCGAACATCGCTCTATCGGTTATCGAGTTATTAGTCAAGGCAAATGCGTAGTTTACGCCATGACTCCTGATTATTTTACTGAAGAACATCACTCTAACTGGTTAGATTTAATCCGTCAGGCTGATTTATTATTATTAGCCGCTCCTGAAAATATTCCTCAGTTTCACTCGCCACCGAAACCTGAAGACATGAACAATCCTGTGGAGGGATTTTGGGAAAAAGGGATTAAAGTTGCTCAAGAGTTGGGCGTGAAACAAGTGATTATGTCTCTACATCACCCTGAGCATAATGATGATTATTTAGATTTAATGGAAAGTAAAATGCAGCAAAGTTTCCCCAATGCAACTTTTGCCAAAGAAGGAATGATCATAGCCTTGTGA
- a CDS encoding inorganic diphosphatase has translation MDLARIPAQPKPGLINVLIEIPAGSKNKYEFDKDLNAFALDRVLYSSVQYPYDYGFVPNTLADDGDPLDGMVIMDQPTFPGCVIAARPIGMLEMIDGGDRDEKILCVPDKDPRYSQITSLEQISPHRLDEIAEFFRTYKNLENKVTEILGWKGLNEVGPLIEKCIQAGSK, from the coding sequence ATGGATTTAGCTCGGATTCCCGCTCAACCCAAACCCGGTTTAATTAATGTTTTAATTGAAATTCCTGCCGGGAGTAAGAATAAATACGAATTTGACAAAGACCTGAACGCCTTCGCCTTAGATCGGGTGCTTTACTCTTCTGTTCAGTACCCCTATGACTACGGCTTTGTTCCCAATACCCTCGCCGATGATGGCGATCCCCTTGATGGTATGGTCATCATGGATCAACCCACTTTTCCGGGCTGTGTCATTGCCGCTCGTCCCATTGGAATGTTAGAAATGATTGATGGCGGCGATCGCGACGAAAAAATCCTCTGCGTCCCTGACAAAGACCCCCGCTATAGCCAAATCACCTCCCTTGAACAAATTTCCCCCCACCGTCTGGATGAAATTGCTGAGTTTTTCCGGACTTATAAAAACTTAGAAAACAAAGTCACCGAGATTTTAGGCTGGAAAGGACTCAACGAAGTCGGCCCCTTGATTGAAAAGTGCATCCAAGCCGGTAGCAAATAA